From the Scophthalmus maximus strain ysfricsl-2021 chromosome 11, ASM2237912v1, whole genome shotgun sequence genome, one window contains:
- the sgpp2 gene encoding sphingosine-1-phosphate phosphatase 2 isoform X3, with the protein MYVGQLMKDVLKLPRPLSPPVVKLETRVDAEYGLPSTHAMAATAISFTLLLSAPSRIQFQFEVGLLIAVTLSSLVCLSRIYTGMHSVLDVICGALISAVIMFFTYPHWETFDRLQLTSHVSPAVALALPLFLSYTYPELDHYSTTRGDTTTVLAVGAGCSVGYWVNERLGHTFEPQGVLPVPLPALTARALAVGLARHLLGVAALVSTRQILKTLSLKLLYSWYRVPTSDGSARRRREIEVPYKFATYTVVGLVNSILVNRVFILLGLL; encoded by the exons ATGTATGTCGGCCAGTTGATGAAGGATGTGCTGAAGCTGCCTCGTCCTCTTTCGCCCCCCGTGGTCAAGCTGGAGACGCGCGTTGACGCAGAGTACGGGCTGCCCTCGACGCACGCCATGGCTGCCACCGCCATCTCCTTCACCTTGTTACTCAGTGCCCCATCGAGGATACAG TTCCAGTTTGAGGTGGGTCTGCTGATCGCAGTGACGCTGTCATCCTTGGTGTGTCTGAGCCGCATCTATACTGGCATGCACTCGGTTCTG GACGTTATCTGTGGCGCGTTAATCTCCGCCGTCATCATGTTCTTCACCTATCCCCACTGGGAAACCTTCGACCGCCTTCAGCTCACCAGCCACGTGTCCCCCGCCGTGGCGTTGGCACTGCCCCTCTTCCTCAGCTACACGTACCCCGAGCTGGACCACTACAGCACCACGCGGGGAGACACGACCACCGTCTTGGCAGTGGGGGCCGGCTGCTCCGTGGGATACTGGGTGAACGAGCGGCTCGGCCACACGTTCGAGCCCCAAGGGGTGTTACCCGTACCTCTACCCGCGCTGACGGCTCGTGCACTGGCAGTGGGCCTGGCGCGCCACCTGTTAGGGGTTGCAGCGTTAGTGTCGACTCGACAGATATTGAAAACTCTGAGTCTGAAGTTGTTGTATTCGTGGTACAGAGTGCCGACAAGCGACGGGAgtgccaggaggaggagagaaattgaAGTGCCGTATAAGTTTGCTACATACACAGTTGTTGGACTTGTTAATTCTATACTGGTCAATAGAGTTTTCATTCTACTAGGGCTGCTGTGA
- the farsb gene encoding phenylalanine--tRNA ligase beta subunit encodes MPTVGVKRDLLFKALGRTYTDEEFDELCFEFGLELDEITSEKEIISREQGDSKASGASDIILYKIDVPANRYDLLCLEGLVRGLQVFKNKVEAPRYRRVSPVSGAPQKLIITKETAAVRPHAVAAVLRNITFTQERYDSFIELQEKLHQNICRKRSLVAIGTHDLDTISGPFTYTAKPPGDICFKPLNQTKEYTATQLMSLYKTDSHLRHYLHIIEDKPVYPVIYDSNGVVLSMPPIINGEHSKISLKTKNVFVECTATDVTKAKIVLDMMVTMFSVYCSQPFTVEEAEVVYPDGNTCVYPELAYRTEKLSSEFVNRKVGITESTEKIAQLLTKMCLRSQVTGVGDEIEVEIPPTRSDVIHACDIMEDAAIAYGFNNITRTTPRTYTIANQFPLNKLTELLRQDLAAAGFTEALNFALCSEEDIADKLGKKISETKAVHISNPKTAEFQVARTTLLPGLLKTIAANRKMPLPLKLFEISDVVLKDDTKDVGTRNSRRFCAVYYNKSPGFEVIHGLLDRTMQLLEVKPGRGEGYHIQAADDSTFFPGRCAEIFVRGKSVGRLGVLHPDVINRFELTMPCSALEMDIEPFLGHTAETLLTHDVPMQEVITHAFPTQNESRQAPASGPTSTRTVFGDVSTPAGLKALNDFLADKSYMEGFTASQADVLMFNIIPSAPSLTFCHLLRWYKHIQSFQREKAILPSAKCQFVLPASVLPDATNATSDDDDDIDLFGSDDEAETAEAARVKEQRLAEYAAKKSKKPALVAKSSILLDVKPWDDETDMAKMEECVRSVSMDGLLWGQSKLVPVGYGIKKLQIGCVVEDDKVGTDLLEEAITTFEDFVQSVDVAAFNKI; translated from the exons ATGCCGACAGTCGGAGTGAAACGGGACCTTCTCTTCAAAGCTTTGGGCAGAACGTACA CCGATGAGGAGTTTGACGAGCTCTGCTTTGAATTTGGACTGGAGCTGGATGAAATT ACCTCAGAGAAGGAGATAATCAGCCGAGAGCAGGGAGACTCCAAGGCGTCAGGAGCCTCTGACATCATCCTGTACAAGATCGACGTCCCGGCGAACCGCTATGACCTGCTGTGTCTGGAGGGGCTGGTCCGTGGACTGCAGGTCTTCAAGAATAA GGTGGAGGCACCTCGCTACAGACGTGTCAGCCCAGTCAGTGGGGCGCCTCAGAAGCTGATCATCACCAAGGAG acGGCGGCAGTGCGACCCCATGCTGTGGCAGCAGTGTTGAGGAACATCACTTTCACGCAGGAACGCTACGACAGCTTCATCGAGCTGCAGGAGAAACTCCACCAAAACATCTGCAG gaagaggagcctggtggcgATCGGGACTCACGACCTGGACACCATCTCTGGTCCTTTCACATACACAGCGAAACCCCCGGGAGACATCTGCTTCAAACCTCTCAACCAGACCAAAGAGTACACGGCCACTCAGCTCATGAGCCTCTACAAG ACGGACAGCCACCTGAGGCATTACCTTCACATTATTGAAGACAAGCCTGTTTACCCCGTCATCTATGACAGCAACGGCGTCGTCCTCTCCATGCCTCCCATCATCAACG GGGAACATTCAAAAATCTCCTTAAAGACAAAGAACGTCTTTGTTGAGTGCACGGCCACAGATGTGACCAAG GCAAAGATTGTCTTGGACATGATGGTGACCATGTTCAGCGTGTATTGTTCGCAGCCTTTCAC ggtggaggaggctgaggtGGTGTATCCAGATGGCAATACCTGCGTATACCCA GAGCTGGCTTACCGGACAGAGAAGCTGTCCAGTGAGTTCGTCAACCGCAAAGTTGGCATCAC CGAGTCAACTGAAAAGATCGCCCAGCTGCTGACCAAGATGTGCCTCCGCTCCCAGGTCACAGGTGTTGGCGATGAGATCGAGGTTGAGATCCCACCCACACGCTCTGACGTCATCCACGCCTGTGACATCATGGAAGACGCCGCCATCGCCTACGGTTTCAACAACATCACCCGCACCACACCGCGCACCTACACCATAGCCAACCAG TTCCCACTGAATAAACTGACAGAGCTGTTGAGACAAGACCTGGCAGCTGCTGGTTTCACAGAGGCTCTAAACTTTGCCCTG TGTTCCGAAGAAGATATCGCTGATAAACTTGGGAAAAAGATCTCAGAAACCAAGGCTGTTCACATCTCCAACCCCAAGACAGCAGAGTTCCAG GTGGCGCGCACCACCTTGTTGCCAGGTCTCCTGAAAACCATAGCTGCCAACAGGAAGATGCCTCTTCCCCTCAAACTCTTTGAGATCTCTGATGTGGTGCTGAAGGATGACACCAAAG ATGTGGGGACGAGAAACAGCCGGCGTTTCTGTGCCGTCTACTACAACAAGAGCCCGGGCTTCGAGGTGATCCACGGCCTGCTCGACCGAACCATGCAACTGCTGGAGGTGAAGCCTGGCCGCGGAGAGGGCTACCACATCCAGGCTGCAGACG ATTCCACCTTTTTCCCTGGTCGCTGTGCAGAGATATTTGTCCGTGGGAAGAGCGTTGGCCGTCTCGGAGTCCTCCACCCAGATGTCATCAACCGCTTCGAGCTGACTATGCCCTGCTCTGCCCTGGAGATGGATATCGAGCCCTTCCT TGGCCACACTGCGGAAACCCTCCTCACACACGACGTCCCCATGCAGGAAGTCATCACGCACGCGTTCCCCACGCAAAATGAATCCCGACAGGCCCCGGCCTCCGGCCCGACTTCTACAAGAACTGTGTTTGGTGACGTGAGCACGCCAGCCGGTCTTAAAGCTCTCAATGATTTTCTAGCGGACAAAAGCTACATGGAGGGATTCACTGCATCTCAAGCTGACGTGTTGATGTTCAACATCATCCCTTCTGCTCCGTCCCTGACCTTCTGCCACCTCCTGCGCTGGTACAAGCACATCCAGTCCTTCCAGAGGGAAAAAGCCATCCTCCCATCGGCCAAGTGTCAGTTTGTCCTCCCAGCTTCTGTCCTCCCCGACGCGACAAACGCCACCAgcgacgatgacgatgacatTGACCTATTTGGCTCGGACGACGAGGCAGAGACCGCAGAGGCGGCTAGAGTCAAGGAGCAGCGCCTCGCCGAGTACGCTGCCAAGAAGTCCAAGAAGCCCGCTCTCGTCGCCAAGTCCTCCATCCTGCTCGACGTCAAGCCCTGGGACGACGAGACGGACATGGCCAAGATGGAGGAGTGCGTCCGCAGCGTCAGCATGGACGGGTTGCTGTGGGGGCAGTCTAAGCTGGTCCCGGTGGGATACGGCATCAAGAAGCTCCAGATAGGATGCGTGGTGGAGGACGACAAAGTGGGCACGGACCTGCTGGAGGAAGCCATCACCACTTTTGAGGACTTTGTTCAGTCTGTGGATGTGGCTGCTTTCAACAAGATCTGA